The Cetobacterium sp. 8H DNA window TCTTTTGACGCTGGAATAAAAACTGTTTCTATCTCTCTATCAGAAATATCAAAATTTCCATAAGCTAATGACAGCTCATATTCGTAGTCCACTACAGCTCTAAGTCCTCTTATTATATATTTACACTCTCTTTGTTTCATGTAATCAGCTAACAATCCACTATATTCGATAACTTCCACATTTGGAATATCCTCTAAACTCTTCTCCACCATATTTTTTCTTTCATCTAAAGTGAATAAAGTTTTTTTAGAAGCATTATTTAAAACTGCAACAATTAATCTATCGCACATTTTACTAGCTCTTTTTATAATATCTTTATGCCCTTTAGTTATAGGGTCAAACGTTCCAGAATATAAGGCTAATCTCACTTTTCCACCTATCTTTCCATCAATATTTCGTAATCTTTTACTATCTCTTTTCCTTGAGCTAAAATTTCTATTGTTTTTCCATGCTGAGCTAATAAAGATTTTATAAAATCTAAATATATCTTTTCTATTTTTTCTTTTACAGAATTTTTTGTGATTATTTTTATCTTTCTAATATCTTTTTCTTCAACTACTTCTCTTAACTCTTTTATAATATTTTCTACAATAGCTCTGCTACCCTTAACTTTTCCAGTCCCTTTACACATAGGGCACTCATCTTGAAAGTAATAACTCAATGGTTTCCCTATTCTTTTTCTAGTCATTTCAACTAATCCTAAGTCTGTAAAATGGATAATATTTGTTTTTACTCTATCTTTCTCTAAATTCTCATCAAGAACTTTTAATACCTTTTCCTTGTCCTCTTCAACTTTCATGTCTATAAAATCAATTATTATTATTCCACTTAAATTTCTTATACGAAGTTGTCTGGCTATTTCCTCGGCAGCTTCCATGTTAGTTTTTACAACTGTTTCTTCTAAATTCATACTACCTATATTTTTTCCAGTGTTTACATCTATACTAACTAGTGCTTCTGTCTTTTGAATAACTATCGATCCACCACAATCTAGCCACACTGTTTCTTCTAATGAATTTTCTATCTCTTGTTGTATTCCATAGTTATCAAATATATCTTTTTTATCACTATATAACTTTATTTTTGTTTTTAATTTCCCATCACTAAAAGCCATAGTATAATCTATTATTTCCCAATAGACATTCTCATCATCCACAATTATTTCATCTATTTCATTATTTATGATATCTCTTAAAACTTTGCTGACAATTCCATTATCTTTATATAAAAGTTCGCCTACTTTAGCTTTTTTTATCTTTACTTCAATCTCTTCCCATTTTTTTATTAAGTATTGTAACTCTTTTTCAAAATGGTATATACTCTTACCTTCAGCGGCAGTCCTAATAATAACTCCCATTCCTTCAGGTACTATCTCAGAAAAAATTTTTTCTAGTCTTTCTCTTTCAATATCATCTTTTATTTTTTTTGATATTGCTATATGTGTATTGTTTGGCATAAGTACCAAAAATTTTCCAGGTATTGTATAGTGAGTTGTTACTCTTGCACCCTTGCTTCCTCTTGGATCACTTAAAACTTGAACTACAACATCGTCCCCAACAGTTAATAAGTCCTCAATTGGCTTTACACTATTTGCTATTCCTGTTAGATACTTTTCCTCAAAGTCTCTTAAATCTTTCACATATAAAAACCCATTTTTTTCTAATCCTATTTTTACAAAAGCTGATTCCATACCAGGCAAAACATTTGCAACTTTACCTTTATATATATTTCCGTTTAAAGTTCCCTCTCCTGCTCTTTCAATATGAACTTCCATTACTTTCCCATTCTCTAATATTGCTGCTCTAGTTTTAAATTTATTCGTATTTATTATTATCTGGTTCATCTATCTCTCCCCTAAGAACCTGTTTCCATAAATAGTTTTTTCCATTTACCATAATTGCGTCTAAACTTAATGAGTTGTTTATCTTTATAGTTAATCTCTTTCCAAACCTCACTCTATTAATTTTTTTATTTCCTACAACTTTGGAAACATTCTTTTCGTTGATTTCTATACTAATTTCACCATCTAAAGAATCAATTTTTTTAAGAAAATCATAATATATCTCTCCTACAACTAGCTCTCTAAAAGCTGGATGGAAAGGTCCCCCAAGTACATTTTCATTATCATTTAATTCTTCTGTCGGCTGAAGTCCAACTCTTACAATATTTATATCATAATATTCTAATAACGAATATATTTTTTTACACCTTTGAACGGCTTCTTCTATAGAGAGTGGTATATAGCTACCTTTTTTAAACATCTCTGCCATCTCAGTCTCTTTTATAACAAGAGTTGGATATATTCTTGCTATATCTGGCTTTATTTCCACTGTTTTTAATGCACTCATATAATCGCTTTCTTCAGTTGCACCAGGAAGTCCTAGCATCAACTGTATTCCTAGCTCTATTTTTGCATCTTTTATTAGTTTTGAAGCACTATAAACTTTCTCTAAAGGATAAAATCTATGTGTCTTTTTCAAAACGTTTTCATCTAAAGATTGTACTCCTAATTCTACTGTTGTTACTCCGTAGCTTACAAGCATATCAACTATTTTTTTATCTATATAATCAGGTCTTGTTGAAAGTCTTATCCCATCAATTAATCCCTTTTTTATATATTCATGAACTGTTGATAAATATTGTTTTTGTAAGTCAAAAGAAATTCCTGTAAAAGTTCCACCAAAAAAAGCCACCTCTTTCTTGGATTTTTTTGGAAGAGTTTTTAAGTATGTTTCTATAATGTTTTTAACATCTTCTAAACTTACATCTGTTTCTCTACCATTTATTTTTTTTTGATTACAAAACACACAATCATTTGGGCATCCAAAATGACTTATAAATATTGGAATATTATAGTGTTTCATAGAGTTTAACTCCTAGTTTTTTACAGATATCTTTGGCTGCTGACTGTTCGGCACCTTTTTTATTTTTTCCTTTTCCATAACCTTTTAAATCATCTTTTATCACAGCAACAACTTCAAATATTTTTAGATGATCAGGACCATTTTCACTTATAACTTGATAAGTTGGAATAATTTTATACTCTTTTTGACTATACTCTTGTAAGATTGTTTTGAAGTCTAAAATATCTTCATTCTCGTTTATATGTTCTATTGGATGCTTTAAATACTCCATTGCAATATTTTTTACAGTCATGAAATCTGAATCTAAATATATAGCTCCTAGTATCGCTTCAAAAACGTCTCCTAGTATTGAGTTTCTTTCTCTTCCACCAGTTAATTCCTCACCTTTACTTAACATTAAATACTGTCCGAAGCCTAAACCTTTTGATATCTTTGCAAGTACAGGTTCACTAACTACCATAGCTTTTAGTTTTGCTAAATCTCCTTCTAATGCGTTGGGATAGCTTTTATATAGATACTCGGTAACAATTAGATCTAGAACTGCGTCACCTAGCAGCTCTAGTCTTTCATTGTTTAACTTTTTATATCTTATATGTTCATTACCAAAAGATCTATGGATAAGTGCATTTTTCAATAAGTCTTTATTTTTAAATACATAACCTATTTTTTTTTCTAATTCTAGATATGATTTTTTCACTTATCTCTCCCTTAAATCTTATTTATATTTTCTCATTGCTATAACAGCGTTGTGTCCACCAAATCCTAATGAACTTGACATTCCTACTTCTATATCTCTTTCAACTGTAACATTTGGAGTATAGTTTAAATCTAAGTTTTCATCTGGATTATCCTGATTTATTGTTGGTGGTATTACTCCTTCAGCTATTGAAAGTGCTAATAAAACTCCTTCAATTCCTCCTGCTGCCCCAAGACCGTGTCCTGTTGCTCCTTTTGTTGAAGATATGTTCATTTTATAAGCCGAATCACCAAAAGCTACTTTTATAGCTGCAGTTTCGTTTCTATCGTTTGCAGGTGTTGAAGTTCCGTGTGCATTTATGTATCCTACTTCTTCAGGCTTTATATTTCCCTCTTCCATAGCCATCTCAAATGCTCTTACTGCTCCTTCTCCACCTTCTGCTGGAGATGTTATATGATATGCATCACAAGTTTCACCATATCCTACAACTTCAGCATATATTTTAGCTCCTCTTGCTTTAGCAGACTCAAGCTCTTCTAATATTAAGATTCCAGCTCCTTCTCCCATTACAAACCCGTCTCTATCAGCAGTGAAAGGTCTTGATGCCTTCTGCGGATCATCATTTCTTGTAGATAAAGCTTTCATATTAGCAAAAGCATTTATAGCGAACTTTGTTATACAAGCTTCTGTTCCACCTGCTATCATAGCATCTGTTCTACCTGATTTGATCATCTCATAAGAATCTCCTATTGAGTGTGTTCCTGCAGCACATGCTGTTACAACGGCTTTATTTGGCCCTTTTGCTCCAAAATATATCCCTACATTTCCAGATGCCATATTATTTATCATAGCTGGTATAGTAAATGGAGATATTCTTCTAGCTCCCTTTTCTAACATGTTTTGATACTGCTCTTCAAATACCTCAATTCCACCTATTCCTGAAGAAACTATTGTTCCAACTTTTGTAGCATTTGTTTCGTCAATAACAAGACCTGAATCCTCTAATGCCATTTTTGTAGCTGCTATTGCAAACTGTGTATTTCTAGCTAATTTTTTAACTTCTTTCTTTTCTATTCCAAACTCTGTAGGATCAAAATCAGTAACTTCTCCTGCTATTTTTACAGCACTATCTGTCGTGTCAAAAGATTTTATTTCTTTTATTCCACACTCTCCAGCTTTTATAGCTTCCCAAGATTTTTTTGTCCCAGTTCCTAGCGAAGTTATTAAACCTACTCCCGTTACAACTACTCTTCTCATTATATATTCACCTCTTTTATTTTTCCAAAAAATATAACTAAAGGGGTACTTTCATACCCCTTTGATTTTATCTTACTTATTTGACTCAATGTAGTCTACAACATCTTTTACAGTTTTTATTTTTTCTGCATCTGTATCAGGTATTTCGATATCGAACTCTTCTTCAAAAGCCATTATTAACTCAACTGTATCTAATGAATCTGCTCCTAAATCCTCTACGAAATTTGACTCTAAAGTTACTTGATCAGCGTCTACTCCTAATTGCTCTACAACTATTTCTCTTATTTTATCTAACATTTGTTTTCCTCCTAAATATTTTAATAATTTATATAAATATATTAGCAAATTTAATATATTTTTTCAAGTTTTATCACTCAGATTAATCTAAATCTGTAAGTTTTTCTATATTTACAACTTCTAACTCTTTATCTATCTTTTTGATTAACCCATTTAATACTTTTCCTGGTCCAATCTCATAAATTTTAGTTACACCAGCTTCTTTCAAAGTATTTATTGTATCTACCCACTTAACTGGTCCAAAGCTTTGTCTATATAGCTCTTCTTTTAATGAATCTACATCTGTTATTTCTTTTGCAGTTGTATTTCCTATTAGAGGTGTTGTTGCTGAGTTGAAATTAAACTCTTCTAAGGCAGTTTTTAATATCTCACCTGCTGGTTTCATCAGTGATGAGTGGAATGGTCCTGATACCGCTAATTCCATAGCTCTTCTTGCTCCAGCTTCTTTAAGAGTTATACAAGCTTTCCCTATCGCTTCCTTTTCTCCTGCTATAACAGTTTGCTTTGGCTCATTGAAATTAACTGCCTCTACAATACCATCTACATTTTTTAACGCCTCTTCAATCTTATCAGATTCTAAACCTATTATTGCAGCCATTGAACCTTCAACTTGAGCTGAAACCTCACTCATAGCTTTTCCTCTTAAAGATGTTAATTTAACTGCATCTTCTACAGTTAAAAAACCTGCTGACCCTACCGCTGCATATTCTCCAACAGAGTGCCCTGCCACATAATTTGGAACTATACCTTTTTCTCTTAAAAGTTTTTCTAAAACTAAGCTCATTGCAACTATTGCTGGCTGAGTATTTTTAGTATCTTTAAGCTCCTCTTCAGACCCTTCAAACATTACAGCTTTAAGATCCATATCTAGATTAGAAAATATTTTATCAAACTCTTTTCTAGCAATTTCATTATTTTCATAAAGTTCTTTTCCCATTCCAACATATTGAGTTCCTTGGCCTGGAAAAACAAAAGCTATTTTACTCATATTAACTCCTTCTATAAATAACATGTGTTTTTTAATATAACATAATATTTTTTAGCTGTCAATTTTTTTTATTTAGTAACTCCATTTAATAATCATTGAAGCATAAGTAAGACCCGCTCCAAATCCAGTTAATGCTATCGTGTCACCTTTTTTAACTAGACCTTTTTCAAGGGCTTCTCCAAGAGCAATTCCTATTGATGCAGACGATGTATTTCCATATCTGTTTAAATTTAAATAGAACTTCTCCATAGGAATTCCTAATCTTTTTGATGCCGCTTCTATTATTCTAACATTTGCTTGATGAGGGAATACCATATCTATATCATCCGCTGTTAAATTAGCTCCATTTAAAGCCTCTAAAGTAGCCTTTGGTAATGCTTTTACAGCAAATTTAAATACATCTTGCCCCTTCATTTGTAAGAAGTTTAATCTTTCATCTAAAACCTTTTGACTCAGTGGAAGTCTTGTTCCTCCTGCAGGAGTTCTAAGAGATCCTTTAACGTCTGCTTCCGCTCCTAGGAATTGAGATAATATTCCTTCTCCAGCTTCAACTTCAGATACTACTGCTGCTGCTGCTCCATCTCCGAATAGAACACAAGTATTTCTATCTTGCATATCTACACATTTAGATAGAACTTCTGCTCCTATAACTAAGACATTTTTATTCATTCCAGATGAGATTAGTGCTTTAGCCATAGTTAAAGCATATACAAAACCACTACACGCTGCATTTACATCTACTGCTGCTGCGTTTACAGCTCCTATTAACTCTTGTACAACACAAGCTGTACTTTGAATAGGGTAATCTGGCGTTGTTGTCGCTAAAATTATCATATCTATATCTTCTGCTGTTAAGCCTGCTTTTTCAAGAGCCTTTATTGAAGCTGCCGCTCCTAAATCAGATGTTGCTTGAGTCTCATCAGCAAATCTTCTTTCCTCTATTCCAGTTCTAGTTCTAATCCACTCATCCGATGTATCTATAATTTTTTCAAAATCAAAATTTGTCATTATTCTTTCTGGAACATAAGTTCCTAATCCAATTATTCCTACATTTTTAAGCTTCATTACTTCCTCCTTGATCTTGTTTCATAACCTCAGTTAACTTTTCAATAAATTTATCTTCAGCAAATTTATTTGCAACTTTTATTGCATTTTTAATACCATTAGCTGTTGAATTTCCATGTGCTTTTATTGATATACCATTTATTCCTAAAAATAAAGCTCCTCCATACTCTGAAGAGTCCAATTTATTTTTCAAACTTTTAAAAACAGGCTTTAAAAATAAAGCTCCTATTTTTCCTAAAAAACTTTTCATAATCTCTTCTTTTAAAAGTGTAAATATATATTTAGATACCCCTTCTGCAGTCTTTAACACCATGTTTCCTGTAAAACCATCCGTTACAACTACGTCTACATCTATATCCATTATATCTCTGCTTTCAATATTTCCTATAAAATTAATCTTATCATTTGCCTTTAAAAGCTCAAAAGATTCTCTTGTTAGTTCGTTTCCTTTTCCTTCTTCCGTTCCTATATTTAAAAGCCCAACTTTAGGATTTTTAACTCCGAATAGCTCCTCAAAATAAAGTGAGCCCATTACTGCAAATTGGTCTATAAACTCTGGTCTAGAGTCCGAATTAGCTCCCACATCCATTAGAACAATATCTCTTTTTTTAGCTGGAAATATTGTAGTTATTGCAGGTCTTAAAACACCTTTTATTCTTCTTAATTTAAGCTGACTACCACTTATAAGTGCCCCAGTATTCCCTGCTGAAACAGAAGCATCTGCCGCACCATTTTTCACAAGCTCTAAGGTTCTATTCATAGAAGAATCTTTTTTTGTTTTGATAGCAGTTATAGGATCATCTGTCATTTCAATGATCTCTCTCGCATCAACTATTTCTATTTTTTCTTTATTATAACTATATTTTTTTAATTCTTTCTCAATTTCTTCTTTTTTTCCTACTAATATTATTGTAATATCAGTTAACTCTTGCAAGGCTTGAACTGCACCTTTTACTGTTTCTAAAGGAGCATAATCTCCACCCATGGCATCTAATGCAATTTTCATAACTTCTCCTCAATATAATCATCATTAATTAATTTTATTGTTATTAACTATTATATCATATTTTTGAAAATAAAAAAAAGCAAGATTTAACTATCCCGCTTTTTTTTATAAGCTATTACTCTGCTTCTGTAGCTAGAACTTGCTTTCCGTTGTAATCTCCACATGCAAGACAAATTCTGTGAGGTCTTCTTGGAGCTCCACACTTATCACAAGTTGCTAATGTAGAACCTTTTAATGCGTGGTGAGATCTTCTCATATTTTTCTTAGCTTTCGAAGTTTTCTTCTTAGGTACTGCCATCTTAGTTTCCCTCCTAATACATTCATATTTTAAAATTTAAAATTTTATGTCTAATAATTGCTGCCACCTAGGGTCGACATCATCCTTTAAGTACTTCTCAACTTCAGAAGCGTCCGTACATTCAGGAAGACATGTCTCATATTGTGACAAATCAAGTATTATATATTCTCTTACCAGATTAGATATATTGATTTCGCTGTCAACAGCCTCTTCAAAATGGTTATCACCAAACTCTTCCTCCGGTTTTAGGCTCGATATATATTTAGAATACTCTTTTGGATCTAAATAAAACCCTTTAAAATCCTCTTGGATTAATGGTTCTATCTCCGTTAAACATCTAACACACTCTAACCTCAGTACTGCTCTATAAGAACCTTCAACTATATATTGATCTCCCTCTTTGTAGGCTCTTCCTTTTATTGCTATTCCTTCAGGAATATCTAAAGAATCCATAGTTTGTTCAACATAATCAAAGACAATCTCTGACTCGTTAATTATTTCATTAAGCTTTATTATCAAAGTTATCCTCCTTATAATTACAATACCTTAATATTTTACTAGTTTTTTTAAAGGTTGTCAAGTAATTTTTCTTAACAACCAGTTTTATATTTTACACGTTAAATAAAAACTCCATTAGGTCGCCATCTTTAACAATATATTCTTTTCCTTCTAGTCTTAGCACACCAGCTTCTTGTGCTCCTTTCCAACCAGAATACTTTATAAAATCATCATATGCTACAACTTTTGCTCTGATAAATCCTCTTTCAAAATCTGTATGGATCTCTCCTGCAGCTTTTGGAGCTGTATCCCCTATTTTTATAGTCCAAGCTCTAACTTCTTTAACTCCAGCTGTGAAGTATGTTTGAAGTCCTAAAAGTTTAAATCCTGCTCTTATTAATCTATTTAGTCCAGGCTCTTCTACACCTAAAGATTCTAAAAACTCTTTCTTATCTTCATCTTCCATCTCTTGAAGTTCTGACTCAACTCTTGCTGAAACAACAACAACTTCTGCTCCTAAAGTAGATGCATATTCTTTTACTCTTTCTACAAACTCATTTCCTGTTGCTAAATCGTCTTCTGAAACGTTAGCTGCAAACATCATTGGTTTTTGAGTTAGTAACTGATATGTTCTCATTAACTCTTGCTCTTCTGCTGTCAATGATAATGTTCTTAACATTTTGTACTCATCTAAGTGAGCTTTACATTTTTCTAAAGCTGGCATTATAGCCATTGCTTCTTTATTTTTAGCTTTGAATAACTTAGATTGTTTCTCTATAGCTTTCTCTACTGTTTCCATATCTGCTAAGATTAACTCTCCGTTGATTATTTCAATATCTCTTATTGGATCAACACTTCCACTAACGTGAATAATGTTCTCATCTTCAAAACATCTTACAACTTGACAAATTGCCGCTGTTGTTCTAATGTTTGAAAGAAATTTATTTCCTAATCCTTCACCTTTAGCTGCTCCTTCAACAAGTCCAGCTATATCTACGAATTCTACTGTTGCATTTTGAACTCTTTGAGGATTGATTATTTTTGATAACTCATCTAGTCTTGGATCTGGAACAGTAACCATTCCTACGTTAGGTTCTATCGTACAAAATGGATAGTTTGCTGCTTCCGCTGCTCCTGCTTTTGTTATTGCATTAAAAAGTGTTGACTTTCCAACATTTGGAAGTCCTACAATTCCTATACCTATCATTAGAGATTCCTCCTGAAATTTTATTTTACTTTAGATTTTATCATATATAAAAACTTTTGTAAATAAAAAAACCCTCACTTTAGAAAGTGAAGGTTTTGTATTTTATATTGTTTCTTTAACTACTGAGTCTTTTACAGTCTTTTTTAATCTTACCTTTGGTTCTCTAGGTAATCCAAATCTTGGAATAAATCTATCTAGTCCAGTCAATGTAGCTATTAAAATTGTTGATACAGCAATCATTGCTAAGAAGTTGTATCTTATTATGTCAATAGCCCTAAATGTATATAGAGGATATACCGCTTGGATAATACCTAAATAGAAACCTATATACACATGCCATGGAATAAGTTGTGATCCAAAAACTCCTAAAGCATCACTGAACGTTGCATTTCTAAGTCTTAATACTTCTATGTCTTCAGGTGAACCTTCTACATTTTTCTCTACAATCTCTCTTATGATAGGTCCTATAGTAACTATTTGAGCCATCTCATCAGCTAATCCTGCATTTCCTAATATTGATAACATTCCATTACAAAACATAAGTTGTCTTACATTTCTAGAAATTCTAACAACTATATTTGATAGTGGTCTAAATGCATCCATCAGTTTCATAATTCCACCAAAAGCTGCTACCCACATCATCATAACAATAACCCATGAACCTGCTCCTGCAAATCCAGACATAACCATATTTAAAAATTCTGAAGTATCTGTTACAGTTCCTGCTACAAGACCTAATCCATATGCTGAGAATATTCCTATAAACAGACAAAGTAATGTCGTTAACCCTCTAAATGCTGCTATTAAAACAAGAATTAAAGGAACAATCATGTATGTTGGAACTCCATTTTTTACTTGATTTAACAGAGTTACAGCAGACTCTCTTTTTTCTGCTAAAACTGCCCAAACACCCTCTGGTATTTGCGTTATTGCTGTTGCTGCATCCCCTGTTGTAGTAGGTAAATCCATAACTATTCCAGCTACATAAAATGCTACAATTCCTAATACCAATACTAATAAAGACCAAAACCCTTGATGTCTTATTCTTTTTAAAACCTCTACCTTTTGAATTCCAGAACTTACTATTGTCGTATCTGAAATAAGCCCTATATTATCTCCAAAACATGCTCCTCCAGCTATAGCTCCAACCGTTAGATCGATATTTCCACCTACGATATGATTTAGCCATAAAAATATCGGTGCACATGCTGCAAATGTTCCCCAACTAGTTCCTGTTGCAATTGATAGAACCGATGTAACAACTATTCCTACCACCGCTACTGTTCTTCCTGTCAGACCAACATTTAATGCTAAGTTAATTATCGAAGCTCCTACACCTGTTGCCATAAATACCTCAGCCATAGCATAAGCTACCATAAGAATAAAGAAAGCAATCTGCATCTCTTTAGCATTATTTATAACCGCATCCATAATATCATTTATTTTCTTTTTTTCTATAACCACCGCTACTAAAGCTGCATATATTGTTGCTAGTGGTGCAGCTATTAAAGCATCATAACCCATAAACATCAGCATTGCTAACACTGCTACTGGACTTAATTTTAATAATTCTGAAATTCTGTTCATTCCTAAAACCTCCATTTTTTTATATTTTAGCTTCATCGAAATTTTAGGTAAAAAAAACTACCGTATAAAAATACGGTAGTTAATCTGCAATTATATTACAAATTTTGGATAGCACAACACTAGAAACCTCTTTCTAATGACAGTCATATAGATATTCTCTATATGCCCAACAAGAATCTTGACTCAATCCCTGTTTCGGCAAACTCCCCTTTCATTTAAGTTCAACGTTTTGTCTAACTCACCTAAATTACTCTTGTTATTTGCAACCTCTACCTAAATATTATTTTTTCGAAACTTGTGTTATGATAACATTATTATTTTCAAATGTCAATTATTTTTTTATAAGAGAAACCCCGTTCATTTCAGCAGGTTTATCTATATTTAAAATTTCTAACATTGTTGGAGCTATATCAGCTAACTTTCCTTTATTTAATTCTCCGTGGAAATTATTAGATACATAGATTAATGGTACATCGTAAATTGTATGAGCTGTGAATGCTCCTTGAGTTTCTGGGTCTTCCATCTTCTCAGCGTTTCCATGATCTGCAGTTATAAGAACTGTTCCATCTAATTCTAAAACTTTATCCACAATTTGTGCCATTCCACTGTCTACAGCTTTAATCGCTTTAACAGCTGCATCAAATATTCCTGTATGTCCTACCATATCTGCATTTGCAAAGTTCATTATGATAACATCATACTTATCCTCATTTAATGCTTCTAATACAGCTTTAGTTAACTCTGGAGCTGACATCTCAGGTTGAAGATCATAAGTTGCAACTTTTGGTGAAGCTACTAATTTTCTTCCCTCTCCTACAAATTCAGCTTCTTTTCCTCCGTTAAAGAAGAAAGTAACATGAGCATACTTTTCAGTTTCAGCTGTTCTTAATTGAGTTAATCCATGAGCCGAAACAACTTCTCCAAATGTGTTGTTGATATCTTTATCCTCATATATAACTTCAGCATCTATAGTTGAGTCATACTGTCTCATACAATAGTATTTTGGAGCTAGATATTTTCTTTC harbors:
- a CDS encoding beta-ketoacyl-ACP synthase III, yielding MKLKNVGIIGLGTYVPERIMTNFDFEKIIDTSDEWIRTRTGIEERRFADETQATSDLGAAASIKALEKAGLTAEDIDMIILATTTPDYPIQSTACVVQELIGAVNAAAVDVNAACSGFVYALTMAKALISSGMNKNVLVIGAEVLSKCVDMQDRNTCVLFGDGAAAAVVSEVEAGEGILSQFLGAEADVKGSLRTPAGGTRLPLSQKVLDERLNFLQMKGQDVFKFAVKALPKATLEALNGANLTADDIDMVFPHQANVRIIEAASKRLGIPMEKFYLNLNRYGNTSSASIGIALGEALEKGLVKKGDTIALTGFGAGLTYASMIIKWSY
- the rnc gene encoding ribonuclease III — encoded protein: MKKSYLELEKKIGYVFKNKDLLKNALIHRSFGNEHIRYKKLNNERLELLGDAVLDLIVTEYLYKSYPNALEGDLAKLKAMVVSEPVLAKISKGLGFGQYLMLSKGEELTGGRERNSILGDVFEAILGAIYLDSDFMTVKNIAMEYLKHPIEHINENEDILDFKTILQEYSQKEYKIIPTYQVISENGPDHLKIFEVVAVIKDDLKGYGKGKNKKGAEQSAAKDICKKLGVKLYETL
- a CDS encoding elongator complex protein 3, yielding MKHYNIPIFISHFGCPNDCVFCNQKKINGRETDVSLEDVKNIIETYLKTLPKKSKKEVAFFGGTFTGISFDLQKQYLSTVHEYIKKGLIDGIRLSTRPDYIDKKIVDMLVSYGVTTVELGVQSLDENVLKKTHRFYPLEKVYSASKLIKDAKIELGIQLMLGLPGATEESDYMSALKTVEIKPDIARIYPTLVIKETEMAEMFKKGSYIPLSIEEAVQRCKKIYSLLEYYDINIVRVGLQPTEELNDNENVLGGPFHPAFRELVVGEIYYDFLKKIDSLDGEISIEINEKNVSKVVGNKKINRVRFGKRLTIKINNSLSLDAIMVNGKNYLWKQVLRGEIDEPDNNKYE
- a CDS encoding Rne/Rng family ribonuclease; translated protein: MNQIIINTNKFKTRAAILENGKVMEVHIERAGEGTLNGNIYKGKVANVLPGMESAFVKIGLEKNGFLYVKDLRDFEEKYLTGIANSVKPIEDLLTVGDDVVVQVLSDPRGSKGARVTTHYTIPGKFLVLMPNNTHIAISKKIKDDIERERLEKIFSEIVPEGMGVIIRTAAEGKSIYHFEKELQYLIKKWEEIEVKIKKAKVGELLYKDNGIVSKVLRDIINNEIDEIIVDDENVYWEIIDYTMAFSDGKLKTKIKLYSDKKDIFDNYGIQQEIENSLEETVWLDCGGSIVIQKTEALVSIDVNTGKNIGSMNLEETVVKTNMEAAEEIARQLRIRNLSGIIIIDFIDMKVEEDKEKVLKVLDENLEKDRVKTNIIHFTDLGLVEMTRKRIGKPLSYYFQDECPMCKGTGKVKGSRAIVENIIKELREVVEEKDIRKIKIITKNSVKEKIEKIYLDFIKSLLAQHGKTIEILAQGKEIVKDYEILMER
- the coaD gene encoding pantetheine-phosphate adenylyltransferase → MRLALYSGTFDPITKGHKDIIKRASKMCDRLIVAVLNNASKKTLFTLDERKNMVEKSLEDIPNVEVIEYSGLLADYMKQRECKYIIRGLRAVVDYEYELSLAYGNFDISDREIETVFIPASKEFLYVSSSIVRELAIYNGKLDNYLDDYIIEKVRHKVKE
- the fabF gene encoding beta-ketoacyl-ACP synthase II, with the protein product MRRVVVTGVGLITSLGTGTKKSWEAIKAGECGIKEIKSFDTTDSAVKIAGEVTDFDPTEFGIEKKEVKKLARNTQFAIAATKMALEDSGLVIDETNATKVGTIVSSGIGGIEVFEEQYQNMLEKGARRISPFTIPAMINNMASGNVGIYFGAKGPNKAVVTACAAGTHSIGDSYEMIKSGRTDAMIAGGTEACITKFAINAFANMKALSTRNDDPQKASRPFTADRDGFVMGEGAGILILEELESAKARGAKIYAEVVGYGETCDAYHITSPAEGGEGAVRAFEMAMEEGNIKPEEVGYINAHGTSTPANDRNETAAIKVAFGDSAYKMNISSTKGATGHGLGAAGGIEGVLLALSIAEGVIPPTINQDNPDENLDLNYTPNVTVERDIEVGMSSSLGFGGHNAVIAMRKYK
- the fabD gene encoding ACP S-malonyltransferase, translated to MSKIAFVFPGQGTQYVGMGKELYENNEIARKEFDKIFSNLDMDLKAVMFEGSEEELKDTKNTQPAIVAMSLVLEKLLREKGIVPNYVAGHSVGEYAAVGSAGFLTVEDAVKLTSLRGKAMSEVSAQVEGSMAAIIGLESDKIEEALKNVDGIVEAVNFNEPKQTVIAGEKEAIGKACITLKEAGARRAMELAVSGPFHSSLMKPAGEILKTALEEFNFNSATTPLIGNTTAKEITDVDSLKEELYRQSFGPVKWVDTINTLKEAGVTKIYEIGPGKVLNGLIKKIDKELEVVNIEKLTDLD
- the rpmF gene encoding 50S ribosomal protein L32 — its product is MAVPKKKTSKAKKNMRRSHHALKGSTLATCDKCGAPRRPHRICLACGDYNGKQVLATEAE
- the plsX gene encoding phosphate acyltransferase PlsX; translation: MKIALDAMGGDYAPLETVKGAVQALQELTDITIILVGKKEEIEKELKKYSYNKEKIEIVDAREIIEMTDDPITAIKTKKDSSMNRTLELVKNGAADASVSAGNTGALISGSQLKLRRIKGVLRPAITTIFPAKKRDIVLMDVGANSDSRPEFIDQFAVMGSLYFEELFGVKNPKVGLLNIGTEEGKGNELTRESFELLKANDKINFIGNIESRDIMDIDVDVVVTDGFTGNMVLKTAEGVSKYIFTLLKEEIMKSFLGKIGALFLKPVFKSLKNKLDSSEYGGALFLGINGISIKAHGNSTANGIKNAIKVANKFAEDKFIEKLTEVMKQDQGGSNEA
- the acpP gene encoding acyl carrier protein — protein: MLDKIREIVVEQLGVDADQVTLESNFVEDLGADSLDTVELIMAFEEEFDIEIPDTDAEKIKTVKDVVDYIESNK